In the Molothrus aeneus isolate 106 chromosome 28, BPBGC_Maene_1.0, whole genome shotgun sequence genome, one interval contains:
- the LOC136567430 gene encoding gametocyte-specific factor 1-like, with product MELEEDFDMLDPERLIQCPLVKHHWIRARRFPYHLVKCKESNPEIAKKLATCPFNARHLVPQADLSNHIMKCNDKAFVEQDVVCRSSESSQEQLNNGSTWQAPPSAEDWETDLLEGSESTFVWGVINSAMNSPISDQNNSLPSRMRPPETLPYSVSAGLIRSISSSPWSVVLPQQ from the exons ATGGAGCTCGAGGAGGACTTCG ATATGCTGGATCCAGAGAGGTTAATCCAGTGCCCTTTGGTTAAACACCATTGGATCAGAGCACGGAGGTTTCCCTATCACCTGGTGAAGTGTAAGGAG AGCAACCCTGAAATTGCAAAGAAATTGGCCACATGTCCCTTCAACGCTCGTCacctggttcctcaggctgaCCTCAGCAACCACATCATGAAGTGCAATGACAAAGCCTTTGTGGAGCAAGATGTGG TGTGCCGGTCCTCTGAGTCctcacaggagcagctgaaTAATGGGAGCACATGGCAGGCACCTCCAAGTGCTGAAGACTGGGAAACAG ACTTGCTGGAGGGATCTGAGTCTACTTTTGTGTGGGGTGTGATCAACTCTGCCATGAACAG CCCCATCAGTGACCAGAACAACTCATTGCCCTCCCGGATGCGGCCCCCCGAGACCCTCCCATACAGTGTGTCTGCAGGCCT AATTCGGAGTATTAGTTCCTCCCCTTGGAGTGTAGTTTTGCCCCAGCAGTGA
- the LOC136567472 gene encoding feather keratin 1-like translates to MAWGCRCTFIHSSSLHLLENKVHLQPTAMSCYTRCQPCGPTPLGSSCNEPCVRQCQDSTVFIQPSPVVVTLPGPILSSFPQNTAVGSSSSAAVGSILSSQGVPISSGDFGLSGLGSGLCGLPC, encoded by the exons ATGGCTTGGGGCTGCAGGTGCACCT TCATCCACTCTTCCTCTCTCCATCTCCTTGAGAACAAG GTGCATCTGCAGCCCACAGCCATGTCCTGCTACACCcggtgccagccctgtggccccaccccgctgggcagcagctgcaatgagccctgtgtcaggcagtgccaggactCCACCGTCTTCATCCAGCCCTCGCCCGTGgtggtgaccctgcctgggcccatcctcagctccttcccccagaacacCGCCGTGGgatcctccagctctgctgctgttggcagcatcctcagctctcagggagtgcccatcagctctggggACTTTGGCCTCTCTGGCCTGGGCAGTGGCCTCTGTGGCCTCCCCTGCTga
- the LOC136567473 gene encoding feather keratin 1-like, giving the protein MAVGCRCTFIHSSHLHLLGIKVHLQPQAMSCYTRCQPCGPTPLGSSCNEPCVRQCQDSTVFIQPSPVVVTLPGPILSSFPQNTAVGSSSSAAVGSILSSQGVPISSGGFGLSGLGSGLCGLPC; this is encoded by the exons ATGGCTGTGGGCTGCAGATGCACCT TCATTCACTCCTCTCACCTCCATCTCCTTGGGATCAAG GTGCACCTGCAGCCCCAAGCCATGTCCTGCTACACCcggtgccagccctgtggccccaccccgctgggcagcagctgcaatgagccctgtgtcaggcagtgccaggactCCACCGTCTTCATCCAGCCCTCGCCCGTGgtggtgaccctgcctgggcccatcctcagctccttcccccagaacacCGCCGTGGgatcctccagctctgctgctgttggcagcatcctcagctctcagggagtgcccatcagctctgggggctttggCCTCTCTGGCCTGGGCAGTGGCCTCTGTGGCCTCCCCTGCTga
- the LOC136567149 gene encoding feather keratin 2-like, translated as MSCYTRCQPCGPTPLGSSCNEPCVRQCQDSTVFIQPSPVVVTLPGPILSSFPQNTAVGSSTSAAVGSILSSQGVPISSGGFGLSGLGSGLCGLPC; from the coding sequence ATGTCCTGCTACACCcggtgccagccctgtggccccaccccgctgggcagcagctgcaatgagccctgtgtcaggcagtgccaggactCCACCGTCTTCATCCAGCCCTCGCCCGTGgtggtgaccctgcctgggcccatcctcagctccttcccccagaacacCGCCGTGGGAtcctccacctctgctgctgttggcagcatcctcagctctcagggagtgcccatcagctctgggggctttggCCTCTCTGGCCTGGGCAGTGGCCTCTGTGGCCTCCCCTGCTGA